From Candidatus Lokiarchaeota archaeon, one genomic window encodes:
- a CDS encoding DUF131 domain-containing protein, which produces MQLTSDYYFIAIGLVIVGVVLIFLGILWRTRKQPEDSEVKSKGVVLLGPIPIVWGFGEKGKILAVILFVCVIMFYLLMLF; this is translated from the coding sequence ATGCAGCTGACGTCAGATTACTACTTCATAGCAATAGGCCTTGTTATCGTAGGAGTAGTATTGATTTTCCTCGGGATTCTTTGGCGAACCAGAAAACAACCTGAAGACAGCGAAGTGAAAAGCAAAGGGGTTGTTCTTCTGGGACCTATTCCAATTGTGTGGGGCTTCGGAGAAAAAGGGAAGATACTAGCAGTGATTCTATTTGTTTGTGTTATTATGTTCTATCTGCTGATGCTGTTCTAG
- a CDS encoding 5,10-methylenetetrahydromethanopterin reductase, giving the protein MEEMGLEIVPETTVETAVELAVRAEDNGFRNLWVTDHYNHHGVWPVLGAIAIRTNKILLGPGVTNPYTTNPCVIASSIATIDDMSEGRAVLGLGAGDKSTLESIGILRQKPITAVEEAVRIIRSLLGGERVSVKGSVFSTRNARLNLGLDDSTCGIDIFVGAQGPQMLETASMLSDGILLNASHPRDVKAARSIVAETCRKTDRAMDSLTLACYSSFCLLDEDENIPLESKVVVAYIVAGSSRRVLERHDIDIAKKKTIKRSLHQGNYASAAKKVTRKMLDSFSVVGTSEECISRMKELSNVGIDQFVVGSPIGSNKLATIERIGNEIIPQLT; this is encoded by the coding sequence ATGGAAGAGATGGGCCTGGAAATTGTACCAGAAACAACAGTTGAAACAGCAGTTGAGTTGGCGGTTCGCGCGGAAGACAATGGATTCAGGAATTTGTGGGTAACTGATCATTATAATCACCATGGAGTATGGCCCGTCTTAGGTGCTATCGCCATCCGGACCAACAAGATTCTACTTGGCCCTGGAGTAACGAATCCCTACACAACGAATCCCTGTGTTATCGCCTCCTCCATTGCAACAATCGACGATATGAGTGAAGGTAGAGCTGTGCTTGGACTAGGTGCTGGTGACAAATCTACTCTTGAATCCATAGGGATTCTCAGGCAGAAACCTATCACAGCAGTAGAGGAAGCAGTAAGAATCATCAGAAGTCTTCTCGGTGGAGAAAGAGTTAGTGTGAAAGGATCAGTATTCTCGACCAGAAATGCAAGATTAAACTTGGGTTTAGACGACTCTACTTGTGGAATAGATATCTTTGTAGGAGCGCAAGGACCTCAGATGCTAGAGACTGCTTCCATGCTCTCAGATGGGATTCTCTTGAATGCAAGCCATCCTCGGGATGTAAAGGCTGCTAGAAGTATAGTTGCAGAAACATGCCGAAAAACTGACCGTGCCATGGATTCTCTTACCTTGGCTTGTTACTCATCATTTTGCCTTCTTGATGAGGATGAGAATATTCCACTAGAATCAAAAGTCGTTGTTGCATACATCGTAGCAGGTAGTTCCAGAAGAGTCTTGGAACGTCATGACATCGATATAGCAAAGAAAAAGACTATCAAACGTAGCCTACATCAGGGCAACTACGCCTCCGCCGCTAAGAAAGTGACTAGAAAAATGCTTGATTCATTTTCCGTTGTCGGAACATCTGAAGAGTGCATATCAAGAATGAAAGAGCTTTCAAACGTCGGAATCGATCAGTTTGTTGTGGGTTCTCCAATAGGAAGCAACAAGTTAGCGACGATAGAGAGAATAGGAAACGAGATTATTCCGCAGCTGACCTGA